CTCTGGGAGCAGAGAAGTCTTACTTGTGGGCTGTGACAGCTACTCATACTAGTCTGTTTGTGCTTCCGAAGAAGCAGGAGATCGAATCTCATGTTCAGAGTTACCAGAGAGCGATTTTGAAGTCGAGTGATGCGCTGCGCGAGGGGAATGTTGACGGGAGATACCTCTATGACACGATCGTCGCTCCAGCTGCGTCGATGATTCCGGATGGGACAAAGGTGTTTATCATTCCTGATGGCGGCCTCAATGGGTTGAACTTCGAGACTCTGTTGAAGCCGGGTGGCGAAAGACTGCATTACTGGATCGAAGATGTGACGCTGACGAACGCGAACTCAATTCGGCTTCTGTCGCGGCTCGATTCGGTGTCTTCCAAAGATGCGAATGATCTACTGTTGATCGGCAATCCGGTCTCTTCGGGCTCGGAGTATGAAAGCCTGCCTAACGCGCCGGCTGAAGTCGATAGGATCAAGAGACATTTTCCAGTGGACCGAGAGACGGTGTTGACGCAGGCAGAGGCTGTGCCTTCGGCGTATGGAACAGTCAGGCCGGATCGTTTTGCGTACATCCACTTCGTCGCTCATGGAACTGCGAGTCGGCTTAGTCCGCTGGATTCGGCGGTGGTGCTTTCGGCGCCTGCCGCACACGCGGATGACTATAAGCTGTATGCGAGAGAGATTGTGCGTCATCCGTTGCACGCCCGGCTTGTGACTATCTCGTCCTGTTATGGATCTGGGCTTCGTGCTTACGCGGGAGAGGAGCTGGTGGGTCTGTCCTGGGCGTTCCTGCGCGCGGGTGCGCACAACGTCATTGGAGCGTTGTGGGAGGTAAACGACGCTTCGACACCGCAACTGATGGATCGCTTATATGGCGGACTTGAAGGCGGAAGCAATCCGGACGAGGCGCTTCGAGCGGCTAAGTTAGAGATGATGCGCTCCAACGGTGTCATGCGCAAGCCTATGTATTGGGCAGCTTTTCAGCTTTACGCCGGTTCGTGAGAGATTTGCAGCTGTCTTGGCAGGCTTAGATCGATTTGGCCATCTTTAGAATGGTTCAGGCAAGTAGTCGGAGATGTTGAAACGATCTTGTGGTAGCCATCACTATTGTGTGCAGGGACAAATTGATCTTGAGTTCCAGCCAGTTGAGTTGTTCGGGCTGGTGATGCCTGCGAGAGGTGACGGGAGACATCACCTCCGCAGGTTTCTACTTTTTCAGGACGATCTCTCAGACGGATCTCGTAGACCAATGAGTTTGCGACACCTTGGTCGTGAAGCATCTCCTCAAGATGGACTTACCAGGGTGCAGCCGCGGAACGTTAGTGAAGGCTCGGGCGCGACATCGAAAGCCACAGACTTAGAAGGTATGATGTTTGCGTCTACGAGGTTGAGGACGAGGAGATATTTTATGCGGGCATCATTGAAGAAGACTCTGGCCGGTTTGACTGTTCTTGCTTGTTGCGCTTTTGCGAGAGCCACTGACGTAACGATCCACCTGAATAGTACAGAGCCGATCTCACGGAACACGATGAAGTACCAATGTGACGGCCAGGGAAGCAAGATGGGACTGCCTGCAGGAATATTTTCGGTGGAGTATATAAACGGAGCGGGTAACAGTCTTGCGAT
The nucleotide sequence above comes from Tunturibacter empetritectus. Encoded proteins:
- a CDS encoding MliC family protein, giving the protein MRASLKKTLAGLTVLACCAFARATDVTIHLNSTEPISRNTMKYQCDGQGSKMGLPAGIFSVEYINGAGNSLAIVPVAGHSLIFANVTSGSGARYAAGSYIWWEAGGRGVTFSSDSIAGTMTSECHRAE